From a region of the Lactuca sativa cultivar Salinas chromosome 4, Lsat_Salinas_v11, whole genome shotgun sequence genome:
- the LOC111892205 gene encoding uncharacterized protein LOC111892205 has product MTKDNSGSSEVKATTLYPTYIVTNIQTKIRTLDGSKVTYSSWKNLFRLHVKAYKVLDHIDEILAPVETDPGYLQWMEIDALVLYWIYNTLSDELMVHILENDITAQTAWNKLKTIFLNNKGLRAAALEQEFSNITLGACSSMESYCKKLKDLADQLGDVENPVPESRLVLQMVRGFPPEFDVVGAYINQSSPSWEIACSML; this is encoded by the coding sequence ATGACGAAAGACAATTCTGGTTCAAGTGAGGTGAAGGCCACGACCTTATACCCTACCTACATTGTCACAAACATCCAAACAAAGATCCGAACTCTGGATGGCTCAAAAGTTACCTACTCGTCTTGGAAAAACTTGTTTCGTCTTCATGTCAAGGCTTACAAGGTGCTCGATCACATTGACGAGATTCTTGCACCGGTTGAAACTGATCCCGGTTATCTCCAATGGATGGAAATTGATGCACTAGTTCTTTATTGGATATACAACACGTTATCTGATGAATTAATGGTTCACATATTGGAGAATGATATCACTGCCCAGACCGCTTGGAATAaactcaaaacaatttttctcaACAACAAAGGATTGCGTGCAGCAGCCCTTGAACAAGAATTCTCTAATATTACCTTGGGAGCATGCTCATCAATGGAATCTTACTGTAAAAAACTTAAAGACCTTGCTGATCAGCTTGGAGATGTTGAGAACCCAGTCCCAGAATCTAGACTGGTCTTGCAAATGGTTCGTGGATTTCCACCTGAATTTGATGTCGTTGGAGCGTACATCAATCAAAGCTCTCCATCATGGGAAATAGCCTGCAGTATGCTATAG